One Panicum virgatum strain AP13 chromosome 9K, P.virgatum_v5, whole genome shotgun sequence genomic region harbors:
- the LOC120650205 gene encoding co-chaperone protein p23-2-like isoform X1, with the protein MSRQPEVLWAQRSEKIYLTISLPDAKDVELKTEPKGLVTFSAVAHGEPFSFTLELFDSILPEGSKTKTKMGLRNIICSIQKEKKGWWKRLLKSEEKHPYIKVDWNKWCDEDEESEASGDSDDDFDGANEGDESDEDDGMLYLPDLEKLRGK; encoded by the exons atgag CCGCCAACCTGAGGTTTTGTGGGCTCAGCGCTCCGAGAAGATTTACTTGACTATCTCATTGCCAGATGCAAAAGATGTTGAGCTGAAGACTGAACCTAAGGGCCTCGTTACTTTCTCAGCTGTTGCCCATGGGGAACCTTTTAGCTTCACTTTGGAGCTCTTTGATTCCATACTGCCAGAG GGAAGTAAAACAAAGACAAAGATGGGCTTGCGAAACATAATCTGTTCAAtccagaaggaaaagaaaggttGGTGGAAGCGCTTGCTGAAGTCAGAGGAAAAGCATCCATACATCAAAGTTGACTGGAACAAATGGTGTGATGAGGATGAAGAGTCTG AAGCCTCGGGGGATTCGGATGATGACTTTGATGGG GCCAATGAAGGAGATGAAAGTGATGAAGATGACGGGATGCTTT
- the LOC120650207 gene encoding membrin-11-like, whose amino-acid sequence MEYSGGGGGGATLSDMYQSARRLLLSARDGVARVERLSSAPTSSSYSSAPLVGGGAPGDPAVAEEVRREVAQIQGLCAQMDRLWRSIPGKGQRDLWKRKVEQLSEEVDSLKETLDRHTLRQQKRILEAKERAELFERANGESSHVLRIFDDEAQAMQSARSSSRMLEEAYDTGVAILHKYADQRDRLKSAQRKALDVLNTVGLSNSVLKLIERRHRVDKWIAYAGMIITIVVMIAFWRLTH is encoded by the exons ATGGAatactccggcggcggcggtggcggcgcgacgcTGTCGGATATGTACCAGAgcgcgcggcggctgctgctctcGGCGCGCGACGGCGTGGCCCGCGTCGAGCGCCTCTCCTCGGCGCCCACCTCGTCCTCCTACTCCTCGGCGCCTCTCGTCGGTGGAGGCGCCCCGGGGGACCCTGCGGTCGCCGAGGAGGTGCGGCGGGAGGTGGCACAGATCCAGGGGCTCTGCGCGCAGATGGATCGGCTCTGGCGGTCCATCCCCGGCAAGGGCCAGCGGGACCTCTGGAAGAG AAAAGTAGAGCAGCTGTCTGAAGAGGTTGATTCACTGAAGGAGACCCTTGACAGGCATACTTTGCGTCAACAAAAGCGGATTCTGGAAGCAAAAGAAAGGGCAGAGCTGTTCGAGAGAGCT AATGGTGAGTCCTCACATGTCCTTCGAATATTTGATGACGAAGCCCAGGCAATGCAGTCAGCTCGCAGCTCCTCACGTATGCTTGAAGAAGCTTACGATACAGGTGTCGCTATCCTTCACAAATATGCAGACCAAAGGGACCGACTTAAG AGTGCTCAAAGGAAAGCTTTGGATGTCCTGAACACTGTTGGTCTATCAAACTCTGTTTTGAAGCTTATCGAGAGGCGGCACCGCGTGGACAAATGGATCGCATATGCTGGCATGATCATAACCATAGTTGTGATGATTGCTTTTTGGCGGTTGACGCATTAG
- the LOC120650205 gene encoding co-chaperone protein p23-2-like isoform X2 — MSRQPEVLWAQRSEKIYLTISLPDAKDVELKTEPKGLVTFSAVAHGEPFSFTLELFDSILPEGSKTKTKMGLRNIICSIQKEKKGWWKRLLKSEEKHPYIKVDWNKWCDEDEESASGDSDDDFDGANEGDESDEDDGMLYLPDLEKLRGK; from the exons atgag CCGCCAACCTGAGGTTTTGTGGGCTCAGCGCTCCGAGAAGATTTACTTGACTATCTCATTGCCAGATGCAAAAGATGTTGAGCTGAAGACTGAACCTAAGGGCCTCGTTACTTTCTCAGCTGTTGCCCATGGGGAACCTTTTAGCTTCACTTTGGAGCTCTTTGATTCCATACTGCCAGAG GGAAGTAAAACAAAGACAAAGATGGGCTTGCGAAACATAATCTGTTCAAtccagaaggaaaagaaaggttGGTGGAAGCGCTTGCTGAAGTCAGAGGAAAAGCATCCATACATCAAAGTTGACTGGAACAAATGGTGTGATGAGGATGAAGAGTCTG CCTCGGGGGATTCGGATGATGACTTTGATGGG GCCAATGAAGGAGATGAAAGTGATGAAGATGACGGGATGCTTT